In a single window of the Lates calcarifer isolate ASB-BC8 linkage group LG1, TLL_Latcal_v3, whole genome shotgun sequence genome:
- the eaf2 gene encoding ELL-associated factor 2, whose product MNSRKFIAHESHRMNGTAYSNFDNQEHVLKLGETFEKHPKSAYHTVRYDFKPASIDTTCEGELEVGKGEQVTITLPNLEGSSAPVTVFKGSKRPYMKECILIVNHDTGEYRLEKLNSNIAVKKTRAEGSSKIHSRLEQQTSRLSQQMRSNNNNNSSSNKTIAISKSSPPKEKTSPASPMDDIERELMAEAQVMDQLSSSNSSSDSNSSSSSSSDDSSSSSDSEDEQTSAPPSAPANYSMPIINTSSRHQESGGLMNTLKNDLQLSESGSESDD is encoded by the exons ATGAACAGCAGAAAGTTTATAGCTCATGAAAGTCACAGAATGAATGGGACAGCTTACTCCAACTTTGACAATCAAGAACATGTCCTGAAACTAGGAGAGACGTTTGAGAAACACCCCAAAAGTGCCTACCATACGGTGCGAT ATGACTTCAAACCAGCCTCCATTGATACAACATGTGAAGGGGAGCTTGAAGTGGGCAAAGGAGAGCAAGTCACTATTACTTTGCCCAATTTAGAG GGTTCAAGTGCTCCAGTAACAGTCTTCAAAGGATCCAAGAGGCCATACATGAAAGAGTGCATCCTCATTGTGAACCATGACACAGGAGAGTACAGACTGGAAAAACTTAACAGCAACATAGCTGTCAAGAAGACTAG GGCTGAGGGCAGCAGCAAGATCCATTCTCGCCTGGAGCAACAGACCAGTCGCCTGAGTCAGCAGATGaggagtaacaacaacaacaacagcagcagtaacaagACCATAGCTATCTCCAAGAGTTCTCCTCCCAAAGAGAAGACATCCCCAGCATCCCCCATGGACGACATTGAGAGAG AACTGATGGCAGAGGCGCAGGTCATGGaccagctgagcagcagcaacagctccTCAGACTCCAACAGCTCCTCATCCTCAAGCAGTGATGACAGCTCCAGCAGTAGTGACTCAGAAGATGAACAGACTTCTGCGCCGCCCTCCGCCCCAGCTAACTACAGCATGCCTATTATCAACACCAGCAGTCGCCACCAGGAGAGTGGAGGACTCATGAACACACTCA agAATGACCTCCAGCTGAGTGAATCAGGCAGCGAAAGTGATGACTGA
- the si:dkey-91i10.3 gene encoding sterol 26-hydroxylase, mitochondrial: protein MLRKYLINVGLRVNRQQHKGTQRETAGLNPASYGDIHHRDTSTTTTVMGTNNKLKTMDDLGGPSFMTTLYWLFVKGYFQTTQQMQIEHSKIYGPLWKSKYGPLVVVNVASAELIEQVLRQEGRHPVRTDMPHWRTYRELRNQAHGPLTEMGAKWQRIRSILNPRMLKPKHVSSYANTINEVVSDFINRVDWLRETSGQGVMVNDLTGELYKFAFEGICSVLFETRMGCMNEVVPEETQKFILSVGEMFRLSQIIVLFPKATWPYMPFWKRFVAAWDHLFKVAEELVQKKIEDIQEKVHLDQNVEGAYLTHLLLSDKMTVTEILGSMTELLLAGVDTTSNTISWSLYHLAKEPEIQEQLFQEVISVCPGDKVPTSDDISQMPYLKAIIRETLRLYPVVPGNARVTVENEIVVGDHLFPKQTLFHLCHYTVSYDENIFADPHTFLPQRWLRGAEEKSKHPFGSVPFGFGIRACLGRRVAELEMYLLLSRLIKHYEVRPDPAGTTVKPITRTLLCPAKPINLQFLDRRVKHNEPRAAAGGVSL from the exons atgttgagaaaataCCTGATCAACGTCGGATTGCGAGTGAACCGACAACAACATAAAGggactcagagagagacagcaggacttaATCCAGCGAGTTACGGGGATATTCACCACCGCGACACATCCACCACCACGACCGTGATGGgaaccaacaacaaactgaaaactatGGACGATTTAGGAGGACCAAGTTTTATGACAACCTTATACTGGCTTTTTGTAAAGGGGTACTTCCAAACGACGCAACAAATGCAA ATCGAGCACAGCAAGATCTACGGTCCTCTGTGGAAGTCGAAGTACGGCCCCCTGGTTGTTGTGAACGTGGCCAGCGCTGAGCTGATTGAGCAGGTTTTGAGGCAGGAGGGCAGACACCCAGTTCGGACTGACATGCCCCACTGGAGGACCTACAGAGAGCTCAGGAACCAGGCCCATGGACCCCTTACAGA GATGGGGGCCAAGTGGCAACGCATCCGCAGCATCCTGAACCCTCGAATGTTGAAGCCCAAACACGTCTCATCTTACGCTAACACTATCAACGAGGTTGTATCAGACTTCATCAACAGAGTGGACTGGCTGAGGGAAACCAGCGGCCAGGGAGTTATGGTCAATGACTTGACTGGAGAACTCTACAAATTTGCTTTTGAAG GTATCTGTTCAGTGTTGTTTGAGACACGTATGGGCTGCATGAACGAGGTGGTGCCCGAGGAAACCCAAAAGTTCATCCTCTCTGTGGGGGAAATGTTTCGGCTCTCCCAAATCATCGTCCTCTTTCCCAAGGCCACCTGGCCCTACATGCCTTTCTGGAAACGGTTTGTGGCAGCCTGGGATCATCTCTTTAAAGTTG CTGAAGAGTTggtgcagaaaaaaatagaggACATCCAGGAGAAGGTGCACCTGGACCAGAATGTGGAAGGAGCGTACCTCACACACCTGCTACTCAGTGATAAGATGACAGTCACTGAGATTCTGGGCAGCATGACCGAACTCCTGCTGGCAGGAGTCGACACG ACCTCCAACACTATCTCATGGTCCCTGTACCACTTGGCAAAAGAGCCAGAGATCCAAGAACAATTATTCCAGGAAGTGATAAGTGTTTGCCCTGGAGACAAGGTGCCAACGAGTGATGACATTTCTCAGATGCCATACTTGAAGGCTATCATCAGAGAGACACTACG GCTGTATCCAGTGGTGCCAGGAAATGCCCGAGTCACTGTTGAGAATGAAATTGTGGTGGGAGATCACCTCTTCCCTAAACAG ACGCTATTTCACCTTTGCCACTACACTGTGTCCTATGATGAGAATATCTTTGCCGACCCCCACACTTTCCTGCCGCAGCGATGGCTCcgaggagcagaggagaagtcCAAGCACCCGTTTGGGTCAGTGCCATTCGGTTTTGGGATCAGGGCATGTCTGGGTCGACGGGTAGCTGAACTCGAGATGTATCTTCTCCTGTCCAGG ttgataaagcACTATGAGGTGAGGCCAGATCCTGCTGGAACCACAGTGAAGCCAATCACCAGAACCCTGCTTTGCCCTGCTAAACCAATCAACCTGCAGTTTCTGGACCGAAGAGTCAAGCACAACGAaccaagagcagcagcaggaggagtttCTCTGTGA